One Pseudomonas fluorescens genomic region harbors:
- a CDS encoding cbb3-type cytochrome oxidase subunit 3: MDIGMIRGLGTVVVMVAFIGLALWVFSPKRKSEFEDATMLPFADDPEAIKHVEQASRSNKE; the protein is encoded by the coding sequence ATGGATATCGGGATGATTCGAGGCCTCGGCACCGTTGTCGTGATGGTGGCGTTCATCGGTCTGGCGCTGTGGGTCTTCAGCCCCAAGCGCAAGTCGGAGTTTGAAGACGCGACCATGTTGCCTTTCGCGGATGATCCCGAAGCCATCAAGCACGTCGAGCAAGCTTCTAGGAGTAACAAAGAATGA
- the ccoO gene encoding cytochrome-c oxidase, cbb3-type subunit II, translated as MKHEAVEKNIGLLAFFMVIAVSVGGLTQIVPLFFQDVTNKPVEGMKPRSALELEGRDVYIANGCVGCHSQMIRPFRAETERYGHYSVAGESVWDHPFLWGSKRTGPDLARVGARYSDDWHRAHLYNPRNVVPESKMPAYPFLVENKLDGKETAKKMEVLRTLGVPYTDEDIAGAQDAVKGKTEMDALVAYLQGLGTIIKSKR; from the coding sequence ATGAAGCATGAAGCTGTCGAGAAGAATATTGGCCTGCTGGCCTTCTTCATGGTCATCGCCGTCAGTGTTGGCGGCCTGACCCAAATCGTTCCGCTGTTTTTCCAGGATGTCACCAACAAGCCGGTCGAAGGCATGAAGCCGCGCTCGGCGCTGGAACTGGAAGGCCGCGACGTTTACATCGCCAACGGTTGTGTCGGCTGCCATTCGCAGATGATCCGCCCGTTCCGCGCTGAAACCGAACGCTACGGGCATTACTCGGTGGCTGGCGAAAGCGTCTGGGATCACCCGTTCCTGTGGGGCTCCAAACGTACCGGCCCGGACCTCGCCCGCGTCGGTGCGCGTTACTCCGATGACTGGCACCGCGCGCACTTGTACAACCCGCGCAACGTAGTGCCAGAGTCGAAAATGCCGGCTTATCCGTTCCTCGTGGAAAACAAGCTCGACGGCAAGGAAACCGCGAAAAAAATGGAAGTGTTGCGCACCCTCGGCGTCCCCTACACCGACGAAGACATCGCCGGCGCACAGGATGCCGTGAAGGGCAAAACCGAAATGGACGCGCTGGTGGCCTATCTGCAAGGCCTGGGCACCATCATCAAAAGCAAACGGTGA
- the ccoN gene encoding cytochrome-c oxidase, cbb3-type subunit I, with protein sequence MSTAISPTAYNYKVVRQFAIMTVVWGILGMGLGVFIASQLVWPELNFGLPWTSFGRLRPLHTNLVIFAFGGCALFATSYYVVQRTCQTRLISDSLAAFTFWGWQAVIVGAIITLPLGYTTTKEYAELEWPIAILLAIVWVTYGLVFFGTITKRKTKHIYVGNWFYGAFIVVTAMLHIVNHASLPVNLFKSYSAYSGATDAMIQWWYGHNAVGFFLTTGFLGMMYYFVPKQAERPIYSYRLSIVHFWALITLYIWAGPHHLHYTALPDWAQSLGMAMSIILLAPSWGGMINGMMTLSGAWHKLRTDPILRFLVVSLAFYGMSTFEGPMMAIKTVNSLSHYTDWTIGHVHAGALGWVAMISIGAIYHMIPKLFGRAQMHSVGLINAHFWLATIGTVLYIASMWVNGITQGLMWRAINDDGTLTYSFVEALQASHPGYIVRALGGAFFASGMFLMAYNVWRTVRASNPVEAEAAAQIAVVGAH encoded by the coding sequence ATGAGCACAGCAATCAGTCCGACTGCTTATAACTATAAGGTAGTCCGCCAGTTCGCCATCATGACGGTGGTCTGGGGGATCCTTGGCATGGGGCTCGGTGTCTTCATCGCCTCGCAACTGGTCTGGCCGGAATTGAACTTCGGTCTGCCGTGGACGAGCTTTGGACGCTTGCGCCCGTTGCACACAAACCTGGTGATTTTCGCCTTCGGTGGTTGTGCACTGTTTGCCACTTCCTACTATGTCGTGCAGCGAACCTGCCAGACCCGACTGATTTCCGACAGCCTCGCGGCCTTCACCTTCTGGGGTTGGCAGGCGGTGATTGTCGGCGCGATCATTACCTTGCCGCTGGGTTACACCACCACCAAGGAATACGCGGAACTGGAATGGCCGATCGCCATTTTGCTGGCCATTGTCTGGGTCACCTACGGGCTGGTGTTCTTCGGCACCATTACCAAGCGCAAGACCAAGCACATCTACGTCGGCAACTGGTTCTACGGCGCTTTCATCGTCGTAACCGCGATGTTGCACATCGTCAACCACGCCTCCCTGCCGGTGAACCTGTTCAAGTCCTACTCCGCCTATTCCGGCGCGACCGACGCGATGATCCAGTGGTGGTACGGCCACAACGCGGTGGGTTTCTTCCTGACCACCGGCTTCCTCGGGATGATGTACTACTTCGTGCCGAAACAGGCTGAACGTCCGATCTATTCCTATCGCCTGTCGATCGTGCACTTCTGGGCGCTGATCACCCTGTACATCTGGGCCGGCCCGCATCACTTGCACTACACCGCGCTGCCGGATTGGGCACAATCGCTGGGCATGGCAATGTCGATCATCCTGCTGGCGCCGAGCTGGGGCGGCATGATCAACGGCATGATGACCCTGTCGGGCGCGTGGCATAAATTGCGCACCGACCCGATCCTGCGTTTCCTCGTGGTGTCGCTGGCGTTCTACGGCATGTCGACCTTCGAAGGGCCGATGATGGCGATCAAGACCGTCAACTCGCTCTCGCACTACACCGACTGGACCATTGGCCACGTTCACGCCGGCGCGCTCGGCTGGGTCGCGATGATCTCGATCGGCGCGATCTATCACATGATCCCGAAACTGTTCGGTCGGGCGCAGATGCACAGCGTCGGCCTGATCAACGCGCACTTCTGGCTCGCCACCATCGGCACCGTGCTGTACATCGCTTCGATGTGGGTCAACGGCATCACTCAGGGCCTGATGTGGCGCGCCATCAACGACGACGGCACCCTCACCTACTCCTTCGTTGAAGCGCTGCAGGCCAGCCATCCTGGCTACATCGTTCGTGCTCTGGGCGGTGCATTCTTCGCCAGCGGCATGTTCCTGATGGCTTACAACGTATGGCGCACCGTACGCGCCTCGAACCCGGTTGAAGCCGAAGCCGCTGCCCAGATCGCCGTTGTTGGAGCTCACTGA